CTACACGGCGGACCCCCGGGTGATCCCGAAGGCGCAGAAGCTCGATCACGTCTCGACGGAGGAGATGCTCGAGCTCGCCGCCAACGGCGCCAAGGTGCTGTACATCCGCGCCGTCGAATACGCACGCCGTCACGGCGTGCTCATCCACTCCCGGTCGACGTTCTCGTCGGCCGAGGGCACGTACGTTCTGGGCGAGGGTATGAAGAACCCGCGCGAAGCCGAGGGAGCAGTCATGGAAGAACCGATCGTCGCCGGTGTGGCCACCGATTTCAGCCATGCCAAGATCACCGTCGCCGGTGTCCCCGACGTACCGGGCAAGGCGGCCGAGATCTTCAAGATCGTGGCGAGGTCCGGCGCGAACGTCGACATGATCGTGCAGAACGTCTCCGCGACGGGCCGCACCGACATCTCGTTCACCGTCCCCAAGGCGGATGCCGCGGCAGCGCTCAAGGCCCTGGCCGCCGAGCAGAACGAGGTCGGATTCCAGAACCTCGTGCACGACGACCAGATCGGCAAGCTCTCGGTCGTCGGCGCCGGCATGCGCACGCACTCCGGCGTCTCAGCGACGCTGTTCGAGGCCCTCTCGGCCGGCGGCATCAACATCGAGATGATCTCGACCTCCGAGATCCGCATCTCGGTCGTGCTGCGTGGTGACGACCTCGCCGAGGCGGCACGCACCGTGCACACGGCCTACGGCCTCGACGGCGACTCCGAGGCCACCGTCCACGCCGGCACAGGTCGTTGACCCCACCCGCCCTCGCCCCCGTGACGGCGCGGTAGACTCACCGCAACCCTGACACCGGCGCCAGGCGCGGCATCCGCATCCCGACGCTGCGCCCGACGCTTCGTACGCAGCATCCGCACGACGCCAAGGAACATCATGACCCGCATCTCCGATTCAGGACTCTCCGTCGCCATCGTCGGCGCCACCGGCCAGGTGGGCACCGTCATGCGCGAGATTCTCGCCGAGCGGGCGTTCCCGATCCGCGAGCTGCGGCTCTTCTCGTCGTCGCGCTCCGCGGGCACGGCGATTGAGTTCGGCGGAGCGACCGTGATCGTCGAAGACGTCGAGACAGCGGTTGCCGCCGGCATCGACATCGCCCTGTTCTCCGCCGGCGCGACCGCCAGCCGCGCCTACGCGCCGCGCTTCGCCGCGGCGGGCGCCGTGGTCGTCGACAACTCGAGCGCCTGGCGCAACGACCCCGAGGTCCCGCTCGTCGTCAGCGAGGTCAACCCGCACGCGATCGACGATCGCCCCAAGGGCATCATCGCGAACCCGAACTGCACCACGATGGCGGCCATGCCCGTCCTGAAGGCGCTGCACGCGGATGCCGGCCTCGAGCGCCTGATCGTCTCGACGTATCAGGCGGTCTCCGGCTCCGGCCTCGCCGGTGCGCAGGAGCTGCTCGGACAGATCGAGGGGGTCCTCGCCCAGGGCGACACGCTCCGCCTCGTGCACGACGGCTCGGCCGTCGACTTCCCGCAGCCCGAGAAGTACGTCGCCCCCATCGCCTTCGACGTCATCCCGTTCGCGGGCAACCTCGTCGACGACGGACAGAACGAGACCGACGAGGAGAAGAAGCTCCGCAACGAGAGCCGCAAGATCCTCGAGCTGCCCGACCTGCGCGTCGCCGGCACCTGCGTGCGTGTCCCGGTCTTCACCGGGCACTCGCTGTCGATCCACGCCGAGTTCTCGAAGGACATCACACCGGAGCGCGCCACCGAGCTGCTCGCGGCGGCCCCCGGCGTCGCCCTCGAAGAAGTTCCGACCCCGCTCCAGGCAGCCGGCAAGGACCCGAGCTTCGTCGGTCGCATCCGCGCCGACCAGTCCGCACCCGAGGGCAAGGGTCTCGTGCTGTTCATCAGCAACGACAACCTGCGCAAGGGAGCGGCGCTCAACGCGGTGCAGATCGCCGAGGTGCTCGCCGAGCGTCTCGCCGTCATAGCCTGACCGCATCGCCGCCATGCGCATCCGGTCTCATCGGGCCGTCCGCGCGGACCTGGGCTGGCTCTGAGACCCGTGCGGCCGAACTAGACTGATCTGGTGACTGAAAACGTCGATGTCGTCCTGATCGGCGGTGGCATCATGAGCGCCACCCTGGGTACTCTGCTGCACGAGCTGCAGCCGGAGTGGAAGATCGTCGCCTTCGAGCGACTCTCCGATGTCGCCCAGGAGAGCTCGAACCCCTGGAACAACGCAGGAACCGGTCACGCCGCCCTGTGCGAGCTGAATTACATGCCGCAGCAGGGCGACGCGCCTCTCGACCCGGCGAAGGCCGTCTCGATCAACGAGCAGTTCCAGCAGAGCCGTCAGTTCTGGTCGTCGCTGGTCGACAAGGGCGTGCTCGACGCGCCGTCGACCTTCATCAACGCGACTCCGCACATGACCTTCGTGCGTGGCGAGAAGGACGTCGCCTACCTCAAGGCCCGCTACGAGGTGCTCAAGGAGCAGCCGCTGTTCGCGGGCATCGAGTACAGCGAGGACTCGCGCGTCATCAACAAGTGGGCGCCGCTCCTCATGCAGCAGCGTCGCAAGGGCGAGCCCTTCGCGGCCACACGCGTTCCGGCGGGGACCGACGTCGACTTCGGCGCCCTCACGCACCAGCTGTTCGACCACCTCACCGCCTCCGGCGTCGAGCTGCGCACGAACCACGAGGTGCGCAGCCTGAAGAAGCAGAAGGGCGGCGGCTGGCTGGTCAAGTACCGCACGACGATCGGCCGCACCCCGAACGAGGTCAAGGCGCGCTTCGTGTTCGTCGGTGCGGGCGGCTGGGCGCTCAAGCTGCTGCAGAACTCCGGCATCCCCGAGATCAAGGGCTACGGCGTCTTCCCCATCGGAGGACAGTTCCTCAAGACGACGAACCCGACGGTCGTCGCGCAGCACAAGGCGAAGGTGTACTCGCAGGCCTCGGTCGGCGCCCCGCCCATGTCGGTCCCGCACCTCGACACCCGCGTCGTGGGCGGGGAGGCCTCGCTCATGTTCGGCCCCTTCGCGACGTTCAGCCCCAAGTTCCTCAAGAACGGCTCGATGCTCGACATCGTCTCGCAGGTGCGCGCGCACAACCTGATGCCGATGCTGCAGGTCGCGGTCAAGAACCCCGATCTCATCACGTATCTCGTGGGCGAGCTGCTGAAGAACCACGCGAAGAAGGTCGACAGCCTGCGCACCTTCATGCCGACCGCGAAGGACGAGGACTGGACCCTCATCGACGCCGGTCAGCGTGCCCAGGTGATGAAGAAGGATCCGCAGAAGGGCGGCATCCTCCAGTTCGGCACCGAGGTGGTCTCGTCGGCCGACGGATCGATAGCCGGCCTCCTCGGCGCATCGCCCGGCGCATCGACGGCCGTCCCGATCATGCTCCAGCTGCTCAAGACCTGCTTCCCGGCTGAGTACGCGGGCTGGGAGCCCGAGCTGCGCGCGCTCATCCCGACGTTCGGCGAGCAGCTGAACAAGGATGCCGAGCTCGCGGAGGAATCCACGGCGGCGACCGCCGCGACCCTCGGCATCAACGCCTGAGCCGGCACCGTGGCGAAGCTCTACTTCCGCTACGGCGCGATGAACTCCGGCAAGTCGACCTCGCTGCTGCAGGCCGCGTACAACTACGAGGAGCGCGGGCAGCATGTGCTGCTCGCCAAGCCCGCGATCGACACCAAGGGGGCGTCCGAGATCGCCAGCCGGCTCGGCGTCACGCGCGAGGTGGACTTCCTGATCGGCCCGGGGGATGACGCCCGGCGCCTGTTCGGCGAGCACCGCGAGCGCATCCGGCGTTCGGCGGAAGAGGAGCTGATCCCGAGCGGGCCGGTCGATGTGGCCTGCCTCCTCATCGACGAGGCGCAGTTCCTCACGCCACCGCAGGTCGACGACCTGTTCCGGATCGCGATCGAGGATCGCATCCCGGTCATGGCCTACGGCATCCGCAACGACTTCCTGACCCATGCGTTCCCCGGCTCCGCCCGCCTGCTGGCGATCGCGCACTCGCTGGAGGAGCTCAAGACGATCTGCCGCTGCGGACGGAAGGCCGTGTTCAACGGCCGCGTCATCGGAGGGCGGTTCGTCTTCGACGGCGATCAGGTCGCGATCGACGAGGGGGCCGACGGCTCCGCCGCGCCCGAGCTGACGACGTACGAGTCGCTGTGCGGCACCTGCTACCTCGAGGAGTCCGGCGGACGCCTGGGCTGAGCGCTCGACCTCTTCTCGCCGACTCTCTTCTCGCCGACTCTCTTCTCGCCGAACGGCCCCTTTGAGGGCGAACGGCACCTCTGGGTGCGTCCTCAAAGGGACGGCTCGCGCACAGAGGGGCGGTTCGGCCGGTTCGCGCCGCCGACGTTGCGTGGTCTGACCACACGCGCTACTGTGGTCAGACCACATGCCGCGGCACCCGCGCCCGCGTGCCGCGACGAGGAGGACGGATGCCGGAGCAGCAGCCCGCGCGCGCCTGGCGTCTCGTGCTCGAGCACATCGAGCGCGATCTCCTCGACGGACGCCTCGGCCCGGGCGACGGGCTGGCCTCGGAGCGGGACCTGGCGAGCGAACTGGGTGTCGGTCGATCGAGCGTGCGCGAGGCCTTCCGCGTCCTCGAGGTCATGGGGCTGATCCGCACAGCCACGGGCTCCGGGCCCCAGTCCGGTGCCATCGTGATCGCGACCCCGACCGGCGGGATGTCGGCGCTGCTGCGGCTCCAGGTCGCGGCCCAGGGGTTTCCGCTCGCCGACGTGGTGCAGACGCGTCTGGTGCTCGAAGACGCCGTCGTCGGGGCTATGGCGGCATCCGATGAGCGGGACACGGCCCGCGCGCACGAGCTCCTCGAGGCGATGGACGCGGCAGACCTCACCCCGGAGGAGTTCCTCGCCCTCGACGCGCAGCTGCACCTCTCTCTGGCCGAGGGCAGCGGCAACACCGTCATCGCGGCGATGATGGCGGGGCTGCGCTCGTCGATCGAGTCGTACGTGCAGGGCGGGGTCGCCGCGATCCCCGACTGGGAGGCCATGGCCGCCCGGCTGCGCATCGAGCACCACGAGCTGGTCTCCGCGATCGACGCCGGCGACGCCGATGCCGCGCGATCCCTCGTGCGCGCCCACATCACCGGCTACTACACGCAGATACTGACCCCCTGATCCTGACCCCCTGATCCGCACCGAGAGGCACACCATGGTCCAGCGCCAGCTTCCCAACCCCGCAGAGCTGCTCGAGCTCATGAAGTTCAAGAAGCCCGAGCTCGACGGCCGCAAGCGCCGCCTCGACGCCGCTCTCACGATCGACGATC
This genomic interval from Microbacterium sp. LWH11-1.2 contains the following:
- a CDS encoding aspartate-semialdehyde dehydrogenase encodes the protein MTRISDSGLSVAIVGATGQVGTVMREILAERAFPIRELRLFSSSRSAGTAIEFGGATVIVEDVETAVAAGIDIALFSAGATASRAYAPRFAAAGAVVVDNSSAWRNDPEVPLVVSEVNPHAIDDRPKGIIANPNCTTMAAMPVLKALHADAGLERLIVSTYQAVSGSGLAGAQELLGQIEGVLAQGDTLRLVHDGSAVDFPQPEKYVAPIAFDVIPFAGNLVDDGQNETDEEKKLRNESRKILELPDLRVAGTCVRVPVFTGHSLSIHAEFSKDITPERATELLAAAPGVALEEVPTPLQAAGKDPSFVGRIRADQSAPEGKGLVLFISNDNLRKGAALNAVQIAEVLAERLAVIA
- a CDS encoding aspartate kinase; translation: MALIVQKYGGSSVADAESIKRVAKRIVDTRRAGHDVVVAVSAMGDTTDELLDLANEVAPIPAPRELDMLLSSGERISMALLAMAIHSMGFEARSFTGSQAGMITDSQHGAARIVDVTPVRLREALDEGAIVIVAGFQGFNRDTRDITTLGRGGSDTTAVALAAALGADVCEIYSDVDGIYTADPRVIPKAQKLDHVSTEEMLELAANGAKVLYIRAVEYARRHGVLIHSRSTFSSAEGTYVLGEGMKNPREAEGAVMEEPIVAGVATDFSHAKITVAGVPDVPGKAAEIFKIVARSGANVDMIVQNVSATGRTDISFTVPKADAAAALKALAAEQNEVGFQNLVHDDQIGKLSVVGAGMRTHSGVSATLFEALSAGGINIEMISTSEIRISVVLRGDDLAEAARTVHTAYGLDGDSEATVHAGTGR
- a CDS encoding FCD domain-containing protein, producing MPEQQPARAWRLVLEHIERDLLDGRLGPGDGLASERDLASELGVGRSSVREAFRVLEVMGLIRTATGSGPQSGAIVIATPTGGMSALLRLQVAAQGFPLADVVQTRLVLEDAVVGAMAASDERDTARAHELLEAMDAADLTPEEFLALDAQLHLSLAEGSGNTVIAAMMAGLRSSIESYVQGGVAAIPDWEAMAARLRIEHHELVSAIDAGDADAARSLVRAHITGYYTQILTP
- a CDS encoding thymidine kinase — protein: MAKLYFRYGAMNSGKSTSLLQAAYNYEERGQHVLLAKPAIDTKGASEIASRLGVTREVDFLIGPGDDARRLFGEHRERIRRSAEEELIPSGPVDVACLLIDEAQFLTPPQVDDLFRIAIEDRIPVMAYGIRNDFLTHAFPGSARLLAIAHSLEELKTICRCGRKAVFNGRVIGGRFVFDGDQVAIDEGADGSAAPELTTYESLCGTCYLEESGGRLG
- a CDS encoding malate:quinone oxidoreductase, whose amino-acid sequence is MTENVDVVLIGGGIMSATLGTLLHELQPEWKIVAFERLSDVAQESSNPWNNAGTGHAALCELNYMPQQGDAPLDPAKAVSINEQFQQSRQFWSSLVDKGVLDAPSTFINATPHMTFVRGEKDVAYLKARYEVLKEQPLFAGIEYSEDSRVINKWAPLLMQQRRKGEPFAATRVPAGTDVDFGALTHQLFDHLTASGVELRTNHEVRSLKKQKGGGWLVKYRTTIGRTPNEVKARFVFVGAGGWALKLLQNSGIPEIKGYGVFPIGGQFLKTTNPTVVAQHKAKVYSQASVGAPPMSVPHLDTRVVGGEASLMFGPFATFSPKFLKNGSMLDIVSQVRAHNLMPMLQVAVKNPDLITYLVGELLKNHAKKVDSLRTFMPTAKDEDWTLIDAGQRAQVMKKDPQKGGILQFGTEVVSSADGSIAGLLGASPGASTAVPIMLQLLKTCFPAEYAGWEPELRALIPTFGEQLNKDAELAEESTAATAATLGINA